A part of Crassostrea angulata isolate pt1a10 chromosome 5, ASM2561291v2, whole genome shotgun sequence genomic DNA contains:
- the LOC128183081 gene encoding uncharacterized protein LOC128183081 isoform X1, translating to MTAHGSWNARRNILPNSIVQFKPVIYLNEIHLSTGRNKKMIHSRRKRMFSWLGFYFLFAVIKECNTTVTTEPATTSFHPASSTSSADLTTTSDHPDSSTSSADLTTTSDHPDSSTSSTDLTTTSDHPDSSTSSTDLTTTSVHPASSTSSADLTTTSVNPASSTSSADLTTVSVYPATSTSSADLTTTSVHPASYTSSADLTTTSVHPAYSTSSADLTTTSVHPASSTSSANLTSTTVLMASSETNQTSRTTQKYEDTKEVLQLEVIGLIVAVAVFAIMILLVTGYMVKQKLLSKSSMNKLKPNPDDNYRDSKTQDVMWLFQRSDQLYSRPPLSHFIYEKPPTNDLRRLYEKPAAQPVHIYVKQDFHGN from the exons ATGACTGCTCATGGATCATGGAACGCGCGAAG aaatatattgccgAATTCTATCGTGCAGTTCAAACCAGTGATTTACCtaaatgaaattcatttgtCGACTggcagaaataaaaaaatg ATTCACTCAcgaagaaaaagaatgttttcttGGCTGGGATTCTATTTTCTGTTTGCCGTGATAAAAG AATGTAACACGACAGTAACCACAGAACCAGCAACCACATCTTTCCATCCAGCTTCCTCCACATCCTCAGCAGATCTTACAACCACTTCTGACCATCCAGATTCCTCCACATCCTCAGCAGATCTTACAACCACTTCTGACCATCCAGATTCCTCCACATCCTCAACAGATCTTACAACCACTTCTGACCATCCAGATTCCTCCACATCCTCAACAGATCTTACAACCACTTCTGTCCATCCAGCTTCCTCCACATCCTCAGCAGATCTTACAACCACTTCTGTCAATCCAGCTTCCTCCACATCCTCAGCAGATCTTACAACAGTTTCTGTCTATCCAGCTACCTCCACATCCTCAGCAGATCTTACAACCACTTCTGTCCATCCAGCTTCCTACACATCCTCAGCAGATCTTACAACCACTTCTGTCCATCCAGCTTACTCCACATCCTCAGCAGATCTTACAACCACTTCTGTCCATCCAGCTTCCTCCACATCCTCAGCAAATCTTACATCAACAACAGTTCTTATGGCTTCCTCGGAAACAAATCAAACCTCTAGAACCACCCAAAAATATGAAGATACCAAAGAGGTTTTACAATTGGAAGTAATAGGTCTTATCGTTGCAGTTGCTGTCTTTGCGATTATGATTTTGTTAGTTACTGGATACATGGTCAAACAAAAACTATTATCAAA GTCAAGCATGAACAAATTAAAGCCAAACCCGGATGACAACTATCGAGATAGCAAGACCCAAGACGTTATGTGGCTGTTTCAGAGGTCTGATCAACTGTATTCCAGACCACCGCTTTCACATTTCATTTACGAAAAGCCACCAACTAATGATCTCCGCAGACTTTATGAAAAACCAGCCGCCCAACCGGTACATATTTATGTCAAACAAGATTTCCATGGCAACTAA
- the LOC128183081 gene encoding uncharacterized protein LOC128183081 isoform X2 — translation MERAKIHSRRKRMFSWLGFYFLFAVIKECNTTVTTEPATTSFHPASSTSSADLTTTSDHPDSSTSSADLTTTSDHPDSSTSSTDLTTTSDHPDSSTSSTDLTTTSVHPASSTSSADLTTTSVNPASSTSSADLTTVSVYPATSTSSADLTTTSVHPASYTSSADLTTTSVHPAYSTSSADLTTTSVHPASSTSSANLTSTTVLMASSETNQTSRTTQKYEDTKEVLQLEVIGLIVAVAVFAIMILLVTGYMVKQKLLSKSSMNKLKPNPDDNYRDSKTQDVMWLFQRSDQLYSRPPLSHFIYEKPPTNDLRRLYEKPAAQPVHIYVKQDFHGN, via the exons ATGGAACGCGCGAAG ATTCACTCAcgaagaaaaagaatgttttcttGGCTGGGATTCTATTTTCTGTTTGCCGTGATAAAAG AATGTAACACGACAGTAACCACAGAACCAGCAACCACATCTTTCCATCCAGCTTCCTCCACATCCTCAGCAGATCTTACAACCACTTCTGACCATCCAGATTCCTCCACATCCTCAGCAGATCTTACAACCACTTCTGACCATCCAGATTCCTCCACATCCTCAACAGATCTTACAACCACTTCTGACCATCCAGATTCCTCCACATCCTCAACAGATCTTACAACCACTTCTGTCCATCCAGCTTCCTCCACATCCTCAGCAGATCTTACAACCACTTCTGTCAATCCAGCTTCCTCCACATCCTCAGCAGATCTTACAACAGTTTCTGTCTATCCAGCTACCTCCACATCCTCAGCAGATCTTACAACCACTTCTGTCCATCCAGCTTCCTACACATCCTCAGCAGATCTTACAACCACTTCTGTCCATCCAGCTTACTCCACATCCTCAGCAGATCTTACAACCACTTCTGTCCATCCAGCTTCCTCCACATCCTCAGCAAATCTTACATCAACAACAGTTCTTATGGCTTCCTCGGAAACAAATCAAACCTCTAGAACCACCCAAAAATATGAAGATACCAAAGAGGTTTTACAATTGGAAGTAATAGGTCTTATCGTTGCAGTTGCTGTCTTTGCGATTATGATTTTGTTAGTTACTGGATACATGGTCAAACAAAAACTATTATCAAA GTCAAGCATGAACAAATTAAAGCCAAACCCGGATGACAACTATCGAGATAGCAAGACCCAAGACGTTATGTGGCTGTTTCAGAGGTCTGATCAACTGTATTCCAGACCACCGCTTTCACATTTCATTTACGAAAAGCCACCAACTAATGATCTCCGCAGACTTTATGAAAAACCAGCCGCCCAACCGGTACATATTTATGTCAAACAAGATTTCCATGGCAACTAA
- the LOC128183081 gene encoding uncharacterized protein LOC128183081 isoform X3 codes for MFSWLGFYFLFAVIKECNTTVTTEPATTSFHPASSTSSADLTTTSDHPDSSTSSADLTTTSDHPDSSTSSTDLTTTSDHPDSSTSSTDLTTTSVHPASSTSSADLTTTSVNPASSTSSADLTTVSVYPATSTSSADLTTTSVHPASYTSSADLTTTSVHPAYSTSSADLTTTSVHPASSTSSANLTSTTVLMASSETNQTSRTTQKYEDTKEVLQLEVIGLIVAVAVFAIMILLVTGYMVKQKLLSKSSMNKLKPNPDDNYRDSKTQDVMWLFQRSDQLYSRPPLSHFIYEKPPTNDLRRLYEKPAAQPVHIYVKQDFHGN; via the exons atgttttcttGGCTGGGATTCTATTTTCTGTTTGCCGTGATAAAAG AATGTAACACGACAGTAACCACAGAACCAGCAACCACATCTTTCCATCCAGCTTCCTCCACATCCTCAGCAGATCTTACAACCACTTCTGACCATCCAGATTCCTCCACATCCTCAGCAGATCTTACAACCACTTCTGACCATCCAGATTCCTCCACATCCTCAACAGATCTTACAACCACTTCTGACCATCCAGATTCCTCCACATCCTCAACAGATCTTACAACCACTTCTGTCCATCCAGCTTCCTCCACATCCTCAGCAGATCTTACAACCACTTCTGTCAATCCAGCTTCCTCCACATCCTCAGCAGATCTTACAACAGTTTCTGTCTATCCAGCTACCTCCACATCCTCAGCAGATCTTACAACCACTTCTGTCCATCCAGCTTCCTACACATCCTCAGCAGATCTTACAACCACTTCTGTCCATCCAGCTTACTCCACATCCTCAGCAGATCTTACAACCACTTCTGTCCATCCAGCTTCCTCCACATCCTCAGCAAATCTTACATCAACAACAGTTCTTATGGCTTCCTCGGAAACAAATCAAACCTCTAGAACCACCCAAAAATATGAAGATACCAAAGAGGTTTTACAATTGGAAGTAATAGGTCTTATCGTTGCAGTTGCTGTCTTTGCGATTATGATTTTGTTAGTTACTGGATACATGGTCAAACAAAAACTATTATCAAA GTCAAGCATGAACAAATTAAAGCCAAACCCGGATGACAACTATCGAGATAGCAAGACCCAAGACGTTATGTGGCTGTTTCAGAGGTCTGATCAACTGTATTCCAGACCACCGCTTTCACATTTCATTTACGAAAAGCCACCAACTAATGATCTCCGCAGACTTTATGAAAAACCAGCCGCCCAACCGGTACATATTTATGTCAAACAAGATTTCCATGGCAACTAA